A region from the Drosophila ananassae strain 14024-0371.13 chromosome 2L, ASM1763931v2, whole genome shotgun sequence genome encodes:
- the LOC6500276 gene encoding rho GTPase-activating protein 100F isoform X4: MCDSATTGCFLTRSSHRKENGRSVPDVTASPGRAPPGPLPANQLSSLGNQQPHHGNQQHHGNHANQQHHGNHRGHSGSLSNAVGAKDPVLLQGDFRKVSGISSEIFRQIEAVENDHDPNTAAALEAVERRGEMIVRILEPRCMGSKPAVDAAHKLMNKADGRHTVQLVEIVKRPGQTLGLYIREGNGADRTDGVFISRIALESAVYNSGCLRVGDEILAVNLVDVTHMSLDDVVIIMSIPRRLVLAIRQRRGNRGTGSPGPPTLSRPEQKPPPVVVIKRDLRDEDLDETDRMPRPRSSRDRRDGREMTESRSRLGLGLNNYSPQSEQLDMYYNTRGGAGGGGPMGEPPNWGYKPPPPPSSVITEQPTKGHAFAPSHAYYQNAGTLESLAEKVHAFYPGAPGGPPVGPSRRMSTGTGNVGLAQQHARFPRSGSDQHLPRVEYADYSNSLGRHSLLRSSLKPGTAGGAPLPVGVGGTLGRYGRYDQQRSGGVSKYGPPAAGAQSLTRRSRPNLDYSSDTEATIGPRSSYYYYNRPAIASMPRGSGGGGGGAAAAAAMLAADHLNKFNSLPRERPGVRLQGMRSRIGDRLVDENDGNTSAPEFDARRGRDLRQRITASPSIFTADEYRAWLRRAPSSSAIAEQMRMTRDMFAQPRAQRFSCSAENIHDVLRNTESIYSSRNHILGTGTLDRNMGLTRPISALPVRSMSSQHIGGAGSIRSPSIRRMRQLLELSAGPASPSGSIMSTGGHQSPAPTPSATLPRPHRQIDINPAEFAKYKLDKPIVDMGGVSGMLWIHLLAGRGLRTAPEGVGPGGAAPPGQTRDLYCVIECDRVHKARTVVRSGDLQFDWDESFELDLVGNKQLDVLVYSWDPQHRHKLCYRGAISLSAILRQSPLHQLALKVEPRGTIYIRMRHTDPLALYKRRGLPSLRAGYPTLFGADLESVVNRESKGAPGCAPVPIVLRRCVEEVERRGLDIIGLYRLCGSATKKRLLREAFERNSRAVELSPEHVPDINVITGVLKDYLRELPEPLFTRCLFQMTVDALAVCLPDDPEGNAKLMLSILDCLPRANRATLVFLLDHLSLVVSNSERNKMSAQALATVMGPPLMLHSASAQPGADIDHAQPIAVLKYLLQIWPQPQAQHQQLAQHMAGATGAMLSGMATAGSMSNMAGVASGRRGESTGQRGSKVSALPADRQALLLQQQAQLMAAGNLLRSSTSVTNILSQGHPQLSATANSHLYQSVVGQLAQSHRALQQAVQQPYQLGASVVSAIPDPSPLPLPGTPSPGSSSASTGSGSGSGSGKSTDTIKRGASPVSVKQVKIIDQPASPYSIVQKKPPLQKDAPVDIITPTTRSDTASSLASKENGGSITLKSNVEFYETHKTLAPEAAAYSSKYSSLEAKKSSYGSSSYTPSKSAGNGLSAADDYKAMRNKSSATSSSSSSQATVLSAGSTATSAPTTSSDDSDDLVSYKSSASTNALLAQSQAMTTSQLMSKYLKREPRVQFTPIKSPDSPSPPGGGDGLPKGTYQLVTPTSSGPSTKPGVTTGAISKYTTSTNSTDSSQKMSSPSRLSSAKDAKTTTGSTTGSTTTTSSSLVSTGRRLFDSLASSSSSETETKTYIGGTASDIRSAVSSSSKSGMGTTSGPGSEPKSYGSTLFGSSGLGNGNHSSTTTKGNGNHNAMHLYGTLPKNGISTGAALFGSSASSSSYHSGGASGGSSGAGTASSSGVSSMTGSTNSYDFYTSSSNSSSTRPFANGGNNYHTLGTYRAQYAATNPFLDAFDEKPGSGSSNGKEKIAGDKIGVASAHQRAPALSSFGSSSGDSKNGSDEYDDIK, translated from the exons ATGTGTGATAGCGCCACCACAGGATGTTTCCTGACCAGAAGCAGCCATCGGAAG GAGAATGGAAGATCAGTTCCTGATGTCACTGCCAGTCCGGGTAGAGCACCTCCAGGCCCGCTGCCAGCCAATCAGCTATCCTCGCTGGGCAACCAACAGCCGCACCATGGGAACCAGCAGCACCACGGGAACCATGCGAACCAGCAGCACCACGGCAACCACCGCGGCCATAGCGGCAGTCTGTCAAATGCGGTGGGCGCCAAGGATCCAGTGCTGTTGCAAGGCGACTTCCGCAAGGTCAGCGGCATCAGCTCGGAGATCTTTCGGCAGATAGAGGCCGTGGAGAATGACCACGATCCTAATACGGCGGCGGCCCTCGAAGCGGTGGAGAGGCGCGGAGAGATGATTGTGCGCATTCTAGAGCCCCGGTGCATGGGCAGCAAGCCGGCGGTGGACGCAGCCCACAAACTGATGAACAAGGCCGATGGGCGGCATACGGTGCAACTGGTGGAAATCGTCAAGCGCCCCGGCCAGACACTGGGTCTGTACATCCGCGAAGGGAATGGAGCCGACCGCACCGATGGCGTTTTCATCTCCCGGATCGCTTTAGAGTCTGCCGTTTACAACAGCGGCTGTCTGAGG GTGGGTGATGAAATCTTGGCGGTTAACCTGGTGGACGTCACCCACATGTCCCTGGACGATGTCGTTATCATCATGTCAATTCCACGACGACTGGTGCTGGCCATTCGCCAGAGGCGTGGCAACCGAGGCACTGGCTCCCCGGGACCTCCAACTCTTTCCAGGCCCGAGCAAAAGCCGCCACCGGTAGTGGTAATCAAGCGTGATCTGCGCGACGAGGATCTGGACGAAACTGATCGGATGCCAAGGCCGCGATCATCACGTGATAGAC GGGACGGCCGCGAGATGACGGAGTCCAGATCCCGCTTGGGTCTGGGTCTGAACAACTACAGTCCACAGTCGGAGCAGCTGGACATGTACTACAATACAAGAGGAGGTGCCGGCGGAGGAGGGCCTATGGGAGAGCCTCCTAACTGGGGATACAAACCACCACCCCCTCCATCATCCGTGATTACGGAGCAGCCCACAAAAGGACACGCCTTTGCGCCATCTCATGCCTACTACCAAAATGCGGGAACTCTAGAGAGTTTAGCAGAGAAGGTGCACGCATTTTACCCAGGAGCACCCGGTGGACCACCTGTAGGGCCCTCTCGGCGAATGTCCACTGGCACCGGCAACGTGGGTCTGGCCCAACAGCACGCTAGGTTTCCTCGATCGGGCTCGGACCAGCACCTCCCCCGCGTTGAATATGCAGATTACTCGAACTCTCTGGGCCGCCACTCTTTGCTCCGTTCCAGCTTAAAGCCAGGAACGGCTGGAGGAGCTCCTCTTCCAGTGGGCGTAGGTGGCACACTAGGGCGCTATGGCCGCTACGATCAGCAGAGGAGCGGCGGCGTCTCCAAGTACGGTCCGCCGGCTGCAGGAGCCCAGTCTCTGACTCGCCGTTCCAGGCCGAACCTGGACTACTCCAGTGACACAGAGGCTACGATTGGTCCACGATCGAGCTACTACTACTACAACCGCCCCGCCATCGCAAGCATGCCAAGAGGATCAggtggcggcggaggaggGGCAGCCGCCGCCGCAGCCATGCTGGCAGCGGATCATCTTAACAAATTCAACTCGTTGCCTCGCGAGCGACCCGGCGTCCGACTGCAGGGAATGCGATCGCGAATCGGTGATCGTCTAGTGGACGAAAACGATGGCAATACTTCGGCACCGGAGTTCGACGCGCGGCGGGGCAGGGATCTGCGCCAAAGAATCACTGCTAGCCCGTCGATATTCACGGCGGACGAGTACCGTGCTTGGCTGAGGAGGGCGCCGAGCAGCTCAGCCATTGCGGAGCAAATGCGGATGACACGAGACATGTTTGCCCAGCCACGGGCACAGAGGTTCTCGTGCAGTGCCGAAAATATTCACGATGTGCTTAGAAAC aCGGAAAGCATCTACTCGAGCAGGAACCACATCCTCGGCACCGGCACTTTAGATCGCAATATGGGCCTCACCCGCCCTATCTCGGCGCTGCCAGTGAGATCTATGTCCTCGCAGCATATCGGAGGCGCAGGTTCCATCCGCTCGCCCAGCATACGCCGCATGCGGCAGTTACTGGAGCTCTCCGCTGGACCGGCCAGTCCTAGTGGCAGCATAATGAGCACTGGGGGCCACCAAAGTCCTGCACCTACACCAAGTGCTACGCTGCCGCGTCCCCATCGCCAGATCGACATCAATCCGGCGGAGTTTGCGAAGTACAAGCTGGACAAGCCCATTGTAGACATGGGAGGTGTCTCCGGCATGCTATGGATTCACCTTCTTGCTGGTCGCGGCCTGAGAACAGCTCCAGAAGGAGTAGGTCCCGGAGGAGCAGCACCACCGGGACAAACTCGAGATCTCTACTGCGTTATTGAGTGCGACCGCGTGCACAAGGCTCGCACGGTAGTGCGATCTGGTGACCTGCAGTTCGACTGGGACGAGTCCTTCGAGCTGGACTTAGTGGGCAACAAACAGCTCGACGTGCTGGTTTACTCCTGGGACCCGCAGCACAGGCACAAACTGTGCTACCGCGGGGCCATTTCACTATCAGCCATTCTGAGGCAGTCTCCCTTGCATCAGCTGGCTCTCAAGGTGGAGCCCAGAGGCACTATCTACATCCGAATGCGTCACACGGATCCCCTGGCCCTCTACAAGCGTCGCGGACTGCCCAGCTTACGGGCCGGTTACCCGACCCTATTCGGAGCTGACCTCGAGTCAGTGGTGAATCGAGAGTCTAAGGGTGCGCCCGGCTGTGCACCAGTACCCATCGTTCTGCGGCGATGCGTGGAGGAGGTGGAACGTCGGGGGCTTGACATAATCGGGCTGTACCGACTGTGCGGTTCTGCCACCAAGAAGCGACTGCTGCGCGAGGCCTTCGAGCGCAACAGCCGCGCAGTGGAATTGAGCCCGGAGCATGTTCCTGACATCAACGTCATCACCGGGGTGCTCAAGGACTACCTCAGGGAGCTTCCAGAGCCACTGTTCACTCGATGTCTTTTCCAAATGACGGTGGATGCTTTGG CTGTCTGCCTGCCAGATGACCCAGAGGGCAATGCGAAACTGATGCTTAGCATCCTCGACTGTCTGCCGCGGGCAAACCGG GCCACGCTTGTGTTCCTGCTCGACCACTTGTCGCTGGTGGTGTCCAACTCGGAGCGGAACAAGATGTCCGCCCAGGCGCTCGCCACAGTGATGGGCCCCCCGCTGATGCTGCATTCGGCGAGTGCGCAACCGGGCGCTGACATTGATCATGCCCAGCCGATCGCGGTGCTGAAGTATCTTCTCCAGATCTGGCCGCAGCCGCAGGCGCAGCATCAGCAGCTGGCGCAGCACATGGCCGGCGCTACAGGGGCGATGCTGTCCGGTATGGCCACTGCCGGCAGCATGAGCAATATGGCCGGCGTTGCTTCAG GTCGGCGCGGCGAGTCAACAGGGCAGCGTGGAAGCAAAGTCAGTGCGTTGCCAGCGGACAGACAGGCACTCCTTCTGCAGCAGCAGGCGCAGCTCATGGCGGCGGGCAACCTACTGCGCTCGTCCACTTCGGTAACCAACATACTCTCCCAAGGCCATCCTCAGCTCTCAGCCACAGCCAACAGTCATCTGTATCAATCAGTAGTGGGTCAGTTAGCTCAATCGCATCGAGCCTTGCAACAAGCGGTGCAACag CCCTATCAATTGGGGGCCTCAGTGGTCTCAGCAATTCCCGACCCatcgccactgccacttcccgGCACACCCTCCCCAGGCAGTAGTTCGGCCTCGACAGGATCAGGCTCCGGATCGGGATCGGGAAAAA GCACGGATACCATCAAACGCGGCGCCTCGCCCGTCTCCGTGAAGCAAGTCAAAATCATCGACCAGCCGGCCAGCCCTTACTCCATCGTGCAGAAGAAGCCTCCCCTACAGAAGGACGCGCCTGTGGACATCATCACGCCCACCACCAGATCGGATACAGCCTCAAGTTTGGCTAGTAAGGAAAACGGAGGGTCAATCACCCTTAAGTCAAACGTAGAATTTTATGAAACGCACAAGACACTGGCTCCAGAGGCAGCCGCATACAGCTCCAAATACTCTAGTCTGGAGGCCAAAAAGAGCAGCTACGGGAGCAGCAGCTACACACCAAGCAAGTCTGCCGGCAATGGCCTCTCCGCTGCCGATGACTATAAAGCTATGAGGAACAAGTCAAGTGCCACTTCGAGCTCCAGCTCCTCCCAGGCAACTGTGCTTAGTGCGGGGTCCACGGCCACATCGGCTCCGACAACCTCCTCCGATGACTCGGATGACTTAGTGTCCTACAAGTCCTCAGCTTCCACGAACGCCCTGCTCGCCCAATCGCAGGCTATGACCACCAGTCAGCTGATGTCCAAGTATCTCAAGCGGGAACCGCGGGTGCAATTTACTCCGATCAAGTCTCCAGACTCGCCGTCGCCGCCAGGAGGTGGCGATGGTCTACCCAAGGGAACATACCAGCTAGTAACACCCACATCAAGTGGTCCATCTACCAAGCCGGGAGTAACCACAGGAGCGATTAGCAAGTACACCACTAGCACTAACTCGACGGACTCGAGCCAAAAGATGTCCTCCCCCTCACGACTGTCCAGTGCTAAGGATGCCAAAACTACCACAGGCTCTACCACAGGCtctaccaccaccacctcctcaTCCTTGGTGTCCACAGGAAGGAGACTATTCGACAGTCTtgcctcctcctcgtcctcggaGACGGAGACCAAGACCTACATTGGAGGCACCGCAAGCGACATAAGGAGCGCAGTAAGCAGTAGTAGTAAGTCGGGAATGGGAACGACCTCAGGCCCTGGCTCCGAGCCGAAAAGTTACGGAAGCACGCTCTTCGGGAGCAGCGGTTTAGGGAACGGAAACCActccagcaccaccaccaaagGGAACGGAAACCACAATGCCATGCATCTGTATGGAACTCTTCCCAAAAATGGAATTTCCACAGGGGCTGCTCTGTTCGGGAGCTCGGCCAGTAGCTCCTCTTACCACTCAGGGGGAGCAAGTGGGGGTTCTAGTGGAGCAGGCACAGCTAGCAGCAGTGGCGTAAGCTCCATGACGGGTTCCACCAACAGTTACGACTTTTATACTAGCAGTTCGAACAGCAGTAGCACCCGTCCCTTTGCCAACGGCGGTAACAACTACCACACACTAGGAACCTACCGGGCGCAGTATGCGGCCACTAATCCGTTTCTGGACGCCTTCGATGAGAAGCCAGGTTCCGGCAGTAGCAACGGAAAGGAGAAGATAGCGGGGGACAAGATAGGCGTAGCTAGTGCCCACCAGAGAGCCCCAGCATTGTCGTCCTTCGGGTCCTCGTCGGGAGACTCGAAGAACGGAAGCGATGAGTATGACGACATAAAGTGA
- the LOC6500276 gene encoding rho GTPase-activating protein 100F isoform X3 produces the protein MCDSATTGCFLTRSSHRKENGRSVPDVTASPGRAPPGPLPANQLSSLGNQQPHHGNQQHHGNHANQQHHGNHRGHSGSLSNAVGAKDPVLLQGDFRKVSGISSEIFRQIEAVENDHDPNTAAALEAVERRGEMIVRILEPRCMGSKPAVDAAHKLMNKADGRHTVQLVEIVKRPGQTLGLYIREGNGADRTDGVFISRIALESAVYNSGCLRVGDEILAVNLVDVTHMSLDDVVIIMSIPRRLVLAIRQRRGNRGTGSPGPPTLSRPEQKPPPVVVIKRDLRDEDLDETDRMPRPRSSRDRRTGDGREMTESRSRLGLGLNNYSPQSEQLDMYYNTRGGAGGGGPMGEPPNWGYKPPPPPSSVITEQPTKGHAFAPSHAYYQNAGTLESLAEKVHAFYPGAPGGPPVGPSRRMSTGTGNVGLAQQHARFPRSGSDQHLPRVEYADYSNSLGRHSLLRSSLKPGTAGGAPLPVGVGGTLGRYGRYDQQRSGGVSKYGPPAAGAQSLTRRSRPNLDYSSDTEATIGPRSSYYYYNRPAIASMPRGSGGGGGGAAAAAAMLAADHLNKFNSLPRERPGVRLQGMRSRIGDRLVDENDGNTSAPEFDARRGRDLRQRITASPSIFTADEYRAWLRRAPSSSAIAEQMRMTRDMFAQPRAQRFSCSAENIHDVLRNTESIYSSRNHILGTGTLDRNMGLTRPISALPVRSMSSQHIGGAGSIRSPSIRRMRQLLELSAGPASPSGSIMSTGGHQSPAPTPSATLPRPHRQIDINPAEFAKYKLDKPIVDMGGVSGMLWIHLLAGRGLRTAPEGVGPGGAAPPGQTRDLYCVIECDRVHKARTVVRSGDLQFDWDESFELDLVGNKQLDVLVYSWDPQHRHKLCYRGAISLSAILRQSPLHQLALKVEPRGTIYIRMRHTDPLALYKRRGLPSLRAGYPTLFGADLESVVNRESKGAPGCAPVPIVLRRCVEEVERRGLDIIGLYRLCGSATKKRLLREAFERNSRAVELSPEHVPDINVITGVLKDYLRELPEPLFTRCLFQMTVDALAVCLPDDPEGNAKLMLSILDCLPRANRATLVFLLDHLSLVVSNSERNKMSAQALATVMGPPLMLHSASAQPGADIDHAQPIAVLKYLLQIWPQPQAQHQQLAQHMAGATGAMLSGMATAGSMSNMAGVASGRRGESTGQRGSKVSALPADRQALLLQQQAQLMAAGNLLRSSTSVTNILSQGHPQLSATANSHLYQSVVGQLAQSHRALQQAVQQPYQLGASVVSAIPDPSPLPLPGTPSPGSSSASTGSGSGSGSGKSTDTIKRGASPVSVKQVKIIDQPASPYSIVQKKPPLQKDAPVDIITPTTRSDTASSLASKENGGSITLKSNVEFYETHKTLAPEAAAYSSKYSSLEAKKSSYGSSSYTPSKSAGNGLSAADDYKAMRNKSSATSSSSSSQATVLSAGSTATSAPTTSSDDSDDLVSYKSSASTNALLAQSQAMTTSQLMSKYLKREPRVQFTPIKSPDSPSPPGGGDGLPKGTYQLVTPTSSGPSTKPGVTTGAISKYTTSTNSTDSSQKMSSPSRLSSAKDAKTTTGSTTGSTTTTSSSLVSTGRRLFDSLASSSSSETETKTYIGGTASDIRSAVSSSSKSGMGTTSGPGSEPKSYGSTLFGSSGLGNGNHSSTTTKGNGNHNAMHLYGTLPKNGISTGAALFGSSASSSSYHSGGASGGSSGAGTASSSGVSSMTGSTNSYDFYTSSSNSSSTRPFANGGNNYHTLGTYRAQYAATNPFLDAFDEKPGSGSSNGKEKIAGDKIGVASAHQRAPALSSFGSSSGDSKNGSDEYDDIK, from the exons ATGTGTGATAGCGCCACCACAGGATGTTTCCTGACCAGAAGCAGCCATCGGAAG GAGAATGGAAGATCAGTTCCTGATGTCACTGCCAGTCCGGGTAGAGCACCTCCAGGCCCGCTGCCAGCCAATCAGCTATCCTCGCTGGGCAACCAACAGCCGCACCATGGGAACCAGCAGCACCACGGGAACCATGCGAACCAGCAGCACCACGGCAACCACCGCGGCCATAGCGGCAGTCTGTCAAATGCGGTGGGCGCCAAGGATCCAGTGCTGTTGCAAGGCGACTTCCGCAAGGTCAGCGGCATCAGCTCGGAGATCTTTCGGCAGATAGAGGCCGTGGAGAATGACCACGATCCTAATACGGCGGCGGCCCTCGAAGCGGTGGAGAGGCGCGGAGAGATGATTGTGCGCATTCTAGAGCCCCGGTGCATGGGCAGCAAGCCGGCGGTGGACGCAGCCCACAAACTGATGAACAAGGCCGATGGGCGGCATACGGTGCAACTGGTGGAAATCGTCAAGCGCCCCGGCCAGACACTGGGTCTGTACATCCGCGAAGGGAATGGAGCCGACCGCACCGATGGCGTTTTCATCTCCCGGATCGCTTTAGAGTCTGCCGTTTACAACAGCGGCTGTCTGAGG GTGGGTGATGAAATCTTGGCGGTTAACCTGGTGGACGTCACCCACATGTCCCTGGACGATGTCGTTATCATCATGTCAATTCCACGACGACTGGTGCTGGCCATTCGCCAGAGGCGTGGCAACCGAGGCACTGGCTCCCCGGGACCTCCAACTCTTTCCAGGCCCGAGCAAAAGCCGCCACCGGTAGTGGTAATCAAGCGTGATCTGCGCGACGAGGATCTGGACGAAACTGATCGGATGCCAAGGCCGCGATCATCACGTGATAGACGTACAG GGGACGGCCGCGAGATGACGGAGTCCAGATCCCGCTTGGGTCTGGGTCTGAACAACTACAGTCCACAGTCGGAGCAGCTGGACATGTACTACAATACAAGAGGAGGTGCCGGCGGAGGAGGGCCTATGGGAGAGCCTCCTAACTGGGGATACAAACCACCACCCCCTCCATCATCCGTGATTACGGAGCAGCCCACAAAAGGACACGCCTTTGCGCCATCTCATGCCTACTACCAAAATGCGGGAACTCTAGAGAGTTTAGCAGAGAAGGTGCACGCATTTTACCCAGGAGCACCCGGTGGACCACCTGTAGGGCCCTCTCGGCGAATGTCCACTGGCACCGGCAACGTGGGTCTGGCCCAACAGCACGCTAGGTTTCCTCGATCGGGCTCGGACCAGCACCTCCCCCGCGTTGAATATGCAGATTACTCGAACTCTCTGGGCCGCCACTCTTTGCTCCGTTCCAGCTTAAAGCCAGGAACGGCTGGAGGAGCTCCTCTTCCAGTGGGCGTAGGTGGCACACTAGGGCGCTATGGCCGCTACGATCAGCAGAGGAGCGGCGGCGTCTCCAAGTACGGTCCGCCGGCTGCAGGAGCCCAGTCTCTGACTCGCCGTTCCAGGCCGAACCTGGACTACTCCAGTGACACAGAGGCTACGATTGGTCCACGATCGAGCTACTACTACTACAACCGCCCCGCCATCGCAAGCATGCCAAGAGGATCAggtggcggcggaggaggGGCAGCCGCCGCCGCAGCCATGCTGGCAGCGGATCATCTTAACAAATTCAACTCGTTGCCTCGCGAGCGACCCGGCGTCCGACTGCAGGGAATGCGATCGCGAATCGGTGATCGTCTAGTGGACGAAAACGATGGCAATACTTCGGCACCGGAGTTCGACGCGCGGCGGGGCAGGGATCTGCGCCAAAGAATCACTGCTAGCCCGTCGATATTCACGGCGGACGAGTACCGTGCTTGGCTGAGGAGGGCGCCGAGCAGCTCAGCCATTGCGGAGCAAATGCGGATGACACGAGACATGTTTGCCCAGCCACGGGCACAGAGGTTCTCGTGCAGTGCCGAAAATATTCACGATGTGCTTAGAAAC aCGGAAAGCATCTACTCGAGCAGGAACCACATCCTCGGCACCGGCACTTTAGATCGCAATATGGGCCTCACCCGCCCTATCTCGGCGCTGCCAGTGAGATCTATGTCCTCGCAGCATATCGGAGGCGCAGGTTCCATCCGCTCGCCCAGCATACGCCGCATGCGGCAGTTACTGGAGCTCTCCGCTGGACCGGCCAGTCCTAGTGGCAGCATAATGAGCACTGGGGGCCACCAAAGTCCTGCACCTACACCAAGTGCTACGCTGCCGCGTCCCCATCGCCAGATCGACATCAATCCGGCGGAGTTTGCGAAGTACAAGCTGGACAAGCCCATTGTAGACATGGGAGGTGTCTCCGGCATGCTATGGATTCACCTTCTTGCTGGTCGCGGCCTGAGAACAGCTCCAGAAGGAGTAGGTCCCGGAGGAGCAGCACCACCGGGACAAACTCGAGATCTCTACTGCGTTATTGAGTGCGACCGCGTGCACAAGGCTCGCACGGTAGTGCGATCTGGTGACCTGCAGTTCGACTGGGACGAGTCCTTCGAGCTGGACTTAGTGGGCAACAAACAGCTCGACGTGCTGGTTTACTCCTGGGACCCGCAGCACAGGCACAAACTGTGCTACCGCGGGGCCATTTCACTATCAGCCATTCTGAGGCAGTCTCCCTTGCATCAGCTGGCTCTCAAGGTGGAGCCCAGAGGCACTATCTACATCCGAATGCGTCACACGGATCCCCTGGCCCTCTACAAGCGTCGCGGACTGCCCAGCTTACGGGCCGGTTACCCGACCCTATTCGGAGCTGACCTCGAGTCAGTGGTGAATCGAGAGTCTAAGGGTGCGCCCGGCTGTGCACCAGTACCCATCGTTCTGCGGCGATGCGTGGAGGAGGTGGAACGTCGGGGGCTTGACATAATCGGGCTGTACCGACTGTGCGGTTCTGCCACCAAGAAGCGACTGCTGCGCGAGGCCTTCGAGCGCAACAGCCGCGCAGTGGAATTGAGCCCGGAGCATGTTCCTGACATCAACGTCATCACCGGGGTGCTCAAGGACTACCTCAGGGAGCTTCCAGAGCCACTGTTCACTCGATGTCTTTTCCAAATGACGGTGGATGCTTTGG CTGTCTGCCTGCCAGATGACCCAGAGGGCAATGCGAAACTGATGCTTAGCATCCTCGACTGTCTGCCGCGGGCAAACCGG GCCACGCTTGTGTTCCTGCTCGACCACTTGTCGCTGGTGGTGTCCAACTCGGAGCGGAACAAGATGTCCGCCCAGGCGCTCGCCACAGTGATGGGCCCCCCGCTGATGCTGCATTCGGCGAGTGCGCAACCGGGCGCTGACATTGATCATGCCCAGCCGATCGCGGTGCTGAAGTATCTTCTCCAGATCTGGCCGCAGCCGCAGGCGCAGCATCAGCAGCTGGCGCAGCACATGGCCGGCGCTACAGGGGCGATGCTGTCCGGTATGGCCACTGCCGGCAGCATGAGCAATATGGCCGGCGTTGCTTCAG GTCGGCGCGGCGAGTCAACAGGGCAGCGTGGAAGCAAAGTCAGTGCGTTGCCAGCGGACAGACAGGCACTCCTTCTGCAGCAGCAGGCGCAGCTCATGGCGGCGGGCAACCTACTGCGCTCGTCCACTTCGGTAACCAACATACTCTCCCAAGGCCATCCTCAGCTCTCAGCCACAGCCAACAGTCATCTGTATCAATCAGTAGTGGGTCAGTTAGCTCAATCGCATCGAGCCTTGCAACAAGCGGTGCAACag CCCTATCAATTGGGGGCCTCAGTGGTCTCAGCAATTCCCGACCCatcgccactgccacttcccgGCACACCCTCCCCAGGCAGTAGTTCGGCCTCGACAGGATCAGGCTCCGGATCGGGATCGGGAAAAA GCACGGATACCATCAAACGCGGCGCCTCGCCCGTCTCCGTGAAGCAAGTCAAAATCATCGACCAGCCGGCCAGCCCTTACTCCATCGTGCAGAAGAAGCCTCCCCTACAGAAGGACGCGCCTGTGGACATCATCACGCCCACCACCAGATCGGATACAGCCTCAAGTTTGGCTAGTAAGGAAAACGGAGGGTCAATCACCCTTAAGTCAAACGTAGAATTTTATGAAACGCACAAGACACTGGCTCCAGAGGCAGCCGCATACAGCTCCAAATACTCTAGTCTGGAGGCCAAAAAGAGCAGCTACGGGAGCAGCAGCTACACACCAAGCAAGTCTGCCGGCAATGGCCTCTCCGCTGCCGATGACTATAAAGCTATGAGGAACAAGTCAAGTGCCACTTCGAGCTCCAGCTCCTCCCAGGCAACTGTGCTTAGTGCGGGGTCCACGGCCACATCGGCTCCGACAACCTCCTCCGATGACTCGGATGACTTAGTGTCCTACAAGTCCTCAGCTTCCACGAACGCCCTGCTCGCCCAATCGCAGGCTATGACCACCAGTCAGCTGATGTCCAAGTATCTCAAGCGGGAACCGCGGGTGCAATTTACTCCGATCAAGTCTCCAGACTCGCCGTCGCCGCCAGGAGGTGGCGATGGTCTACCCAAGGGAACATACCAGCTAGTAACACCCACATCAAGTGGTCCATCTACCAAGCCGGGAGTAACCACAGGAGCGATTAGCAAGTACACCACTAGCACTAACTCGACGGACTCGAGCCAAAAGATGTCCTCCCCCTCACGACTGTCCAGTGCTAAGGATGCCAAAACTACCACAGGCTCTACCACAGGCtctaccaccaccacctcctcaTCCTTGGTGTCCACAGGAAGGAGACTATTCGACAGTCTtgcctcctcctcgtcctcggaGACGGAGACCAAGACCTACATTGGAGGCACCGCAAGCGACATAAGGAGCGCAGTAAGCAGTAGTAGTAAGTCGGGAATGGGAACGACCTCAGGCCCTGGCTCCGAGCCGAAAAGTTACGGAAGCACGCTCTTCGGGAGCAGCGGTTTAGGGAACGGAAACCActccagcaccaccaccaaagGGAACGGAAACCACAATGCCATGCATCTGTATGGAACTCTTCCCAAAAATGGAATTTCCACAGGGGCTGCTCTGTTCGGGAGCTCGGCCAGTAGCTCCTCTTACCACTCAGGGGGAGCAAGTGGGGGTTCTAGTGGAGCAGGCACAGCTAGCAGCAGTGGCGTAAGCTCCATGACGGGTTCCACCAACAGTTACGACTTTTATACTAGCAGTTCGAACAGCAGTAGCACCCGTCCCTTTGCCAACGGCGGTAACAACTACCACACACTAGGAACCTACCGGGCGCAGTATGCGGCCACTAATCCGTTTCTGGACGCCTTCGATGAGAAGCCAGGTTCCGGCAGTAGCAACGGAAAGGAGAAGATAGCGGGGGACAAGATAGGCGTAGCTAGTGCCCACCAGAGAGCCCCAGCATTGTCGTCCTTCGGGTCCTCGTCGGGAGACTCGAAGAACGGAAGCGATGAGTATGACGACATAAAGTGA